In Candidatus Bathyarchaeota archaeon, the genomic window CTCGGGAATTGCTCCGTCAAGAGTAAATTTATCTAAAATTCTTTTTACCTCATCTTTTTCTAAACCGAGACTTCTTGTAAAAACCGTCTTTCCTGTTTTTATTTCAATTTTTTCTCTTTCACCGTTTCTTAGATAAATGTCAAATCTTTCTT contains:
- a CDS encoding DUF99 family protein produces the protein ERFDIYLRNGEREKIEIKTGKTVFTRSLGLEKDEVKRILDKFTLDGAIPEPLRVARLLANSVLKNFRLIKKLYD